In a genomic window of Cydia fagiglandana chromosome 8, ilCydFagi1.1, whole genome shotgun sequence:
- the LOC134666800 gene encoding lipase member H-B-like — MEARLFLVVIWMCACVAYEYDSGSPAGYMSDCPGMNASTEFTEKTRRSLSAVVMRPAAGYVRSRETKCRLSVAGAACAARWLDLRKRRTQVLVAGYLDASFSPVVRSVAGAYLNLGRNVILVEVFPLLIRTYPMAARITRPLGRLLGEFLAELTGRGLPPSRLEISGGSLGAHVAYYASVKYRELTGRKPARLTGLDPAGPCFRNLPPWERFNAGGAERVDALHTNIDGFGIAHPMGHVDFYANGGEFQPSMVGDFIMPCFLLCSHLRSAFYWLLAYDNPDKFIAVRCDTMEQARKGDCYNKPIVYNFLGPKTNHSKPGIYYLPTSERTPYYLGEEGLRKRRYGHNDYLLKTSVEPEGDVMV, encoded by the exons GCCCAGGCATGAATGCATCAACAGAGTTCACAGAGAAAACTCGGCGCTCCCTCAGCGCCGTGGTCATGAGACCGGCAGCTGGCTACGTCAGGAGCAGGGAAACCAAGTGCCGGCTCAGCGTGGCTGGAGCGGCATGCGCGGCTCGCTGGCTGGATCTGAGGAAGCGGAGAACACAG GTCCTAGTAGCCGGGTACTTGGACGCGTCATTCTCTCCCGTAGTGCGGTCGGTGGCCGGGGCGTATCTGAACCTGGGCCGCAACGTTATCCTGGTCGAGGTGTTCCCGCTGCTCATCCGGACTTATCCCAT GGCAGCGCGCATCACGCGACCGCTGGGTCGACTTCTCGGCGAGTTCTTGGCTGAGCTGACTGGCCGCGGTCTACCGCCGAGCCGACTGGAGATATCAGGCGGTAGTCTGGGAGCCCACGTCGCTTACTACGCCTCCGTCAAGTATCGGGAACTGACGGGAAGGAAGCCTGCACGGCTCACGG GTTTGGACCCGGCCGGCCCTTGTTTCCGCAACCTGCCACCCTGGGAGCGCTTCAACGCGGGCGGCGCGGAGCGCGTGGACGCCCTGCACACTAATATTGACGGGTTCGGTATAGCTCATCCTATGGGACACGTGGATTTCTATGCTAACGGCG GTGAATTCCAACCATCGATGGTAGGAGACTTCATCATGCCATGCTTCCTGCTCTGCAGCCACCTCCGCTCCGCCTTCTACTGGCTCCTAGCCTACGACAATCCCGACAAATTCATTGCAGTCCGTTGCGACACCATGGAACAGGCGCGCAAAGGAGACTGCTATAATAAACCCATAGTCTACAACTTCTTAGGGCCTAAGACTAACCATAGCAAGCCTGGGATATATTACCTGCCTACGTCGGAAAGAACGCCGTATTATTTGGGGGAAGAGGGATTGAGGAAGAGGAGATATGGACATAATGATTATTTGTTAAAGACGTCAGTTGAGCCGGAGGGTGATGTGATGGTGTGA
- the LOC134667071 gene encoding uncharacterized protein LOC134667071, which translates to MFKFGGWKASLNLSGVSRRREVYDNGPDLSSGGAYRSHREDVFGRNSISEPPKKLTPSMVKLPPSKETIKTSKSASDLKDPHNLPPQLRKSTPDVSTDPRGGPSNNRDSSVLYKNAKNNAKDNKKDKDKKKQEKQRLAEEKKKAQEEAKQDKLRIQRDKKIAEQQAKDVKARKKESKKALPQASVTKSLVPTEPQKNPLGRVATNTLESSISRSSGPPPYTEEASPPEKQVNKNDSTGNTSFSKPIENSSWDLISEHRSQINRNPVASGSRQKQMVLDLQLSFDKAQASDRDNSEV; encoded by the exons ATGTTCAAATTCGGGGGATGGAAAGCGTCTCTAAATCTCAGCGGTGTCAGTCGCCGTCGAGAGGTGTACGACAACGGACCGGACCTGTCCTCAGGAGGGGCCTACAGATCACATAGGGAAGATGTCTTCG GACGCAACAGTATATCGGAACCACCGAAAAAACTAACGCCATCTATGGTGAAGCTACCTCCTAGTAAAGAAACAATAAAAACATCAAAAAGTGCCAGCGACTTAAAAGACCCTCATAATCTACCTCCACAACTTAGGAAGAGTACGCCAGATGTCTCCACCGATCCTAGAGGCGGACCTTCGAATAACAGAGACTCCTCAGTTTTATATAAGAACGCTAAAAATAATGCGAAAGACAATAAAAAAGATAAAGACAAAAAGAAACAAGAAAAGCAGAGGCTAGCAGAAGAAAAGAAGAAAGCTCAAGAAGAAGCGAAGCAGGATAAACTAAGAATACAAAGAGATAAGAAGATAGCTGAGCAGCAAGCGAAAGACGTTAAAGCAAGGAAAAAGGAAAGTAAAAAAGCATTGCCGCAAGCGAGCGTTACAAAGTCCTTAGTACCTACGGAACCGCAGAAGAATCCTCTAGGACGCGTGGCGACGAATACTCTAGAAAGTTCTATAAGTCGTAGCAGTGGGCCTCCGCCTTACACGGAAGAAGCTAGTCCACCAGAGAAgcaagtaaataaaaatgattCCACTGGCAATACCAGCTTTAGTAAACCAATAGAAAATAGTAGTTGGGACTTAATATCGGAGCATCGGAGTCAGATTAACAGGAATCCTGTGGCCAGTGGATCCAGACAGAAGCAGATGGTGCTGGATCTGCAGCTAAGTTTTGACAAAGCGCAAGCCAGTGACAGGGATAATAGTGAAGTTTAA